GAACGTCTGGGAGGCGTTCTCCGCGGCGACCGAGCGCGAGTTCAAACCGAAGTACGAGCGTGCGATGACCGACGAGGAGGCGGTCACGTTCGAGGAGTACTACCCGGAACCGCTGGACAGCTGGTTCGAGGTGCGGGCCTACCCCTCCGAGACGGGGCTGTCAGTGTACTTCCGGGACGTTACCGAGCGCAAGGAGCGCGAACGAAAACTCGAGGAGGCGAGGCGGCGCTACCGGACGCTGGTCGAGCACTTCCCGAACGGTGCCGTCGCGCTCGTCGACGAGGAGCTCCGGTACGTCACCTTCGGCGGGACGCCGAGCGGGGAGGTCGACGTCGCGCGGGAAGATCTCGAGGGTGAACGACTGTACGAAGCGCTCCCGGCGGAGCTAGCGGAGCTCGTCGGACCCCGCTACGAGCGCGCCCTCGAGGGCGACCCGTCGACGTTCGAGGCGACGATCGGCGACAGGACCTACCAGTTTCACTTCGTCCCGGTTCGCGACGACGACGGAGCGGTCGTCGCCGCGATGGGTCTCTCCCAGGACATCACCCAGCGAGTCGGGATCGAGCGTCGGCTCGAGGAGAGCGAGCAGCGGTACCGAACGCTCGCGGAGAACTTCCCGAACGGCGTCGTCGCGCTGTTCGACGACAACCTCGAGTTCACGCTGGTAGCGGGACGCGCGTTCGAGGACCTCCCGATGGAAGCCGACGAGCTCGAGGGACGACACGTCCGGGAGATCGGCGACGGTTCCGTCGCCGACGCGCTGGAGCCGAACCTGCAGGCGACGCTCGAGGGAGAGGAGAGCACGGTCGAACTCGAGTACGCGGATCGGAGCTGGCGGGTGCATACGGTTCCGGTAACTGACGAGGACGGAGCCGTCGTCGTCGGGCTGGCGATGGCCCAGGACGTCACCGAGCAGACGGAACGCGCGCGGTACCTCCAGGACGCGAAATCTCAGCTCGAGGCCGCGACCGACGCCGGTGCGGTCGGTACCTGGGAGTGGCACGTCCAAGAGGATCGGTTCGTCGCTGGTCCTTCGTTCGCCCGCCAGTTTGGGGTCGACCCCGACGCAGCCCGGGAGGGCGTCTCGCTCGAGGCGTTCGTCTCCTCGATCCACGAGGACGACCGCGAGCGGATCGAACGCAAGATCGAGGCAGCCGTCGAGAGCTGCGGCGAGTACGAGGCCGAGTACCGCGTCCGAAACGCTGACGGTGAACTCCGGTGGGTCGTGGCCCGCGGCCACGTCGAGTGCGACGCCGACGGGACGGCGATCACGTTCCCAGGCGCGCTGACCGATATCACGGAACGGAAGCGGGCCGAGCGGAAGCTCCAAAAGCAACGGGAGCATCTCGAGACACTGTTCGAGGTGTTGCCCGTCGGCGTCGTCGTCGCGGAGCCGGACGGGCGGCTGGTCGAGGCCAACGACGCCGCCGCGGAGATCTGGGGCGGCGACGTCTTCGACGCCGAAAGCGTCGCCGACTACGAGCGCTACGACGGCTGGTGGGCCGACACCGGCGAGCCGATCGATCCCGGTGAGTGGACGATGAGCCGCGTCCTCGAGGGCGAGACCGTCCTCGAACCGGACGTCGTCGAGATCGAGACGGCTGACGGGGATCGACGCACGGTGATGATCCACGGGATGCCGATCAGAAACGAGGCCGGCGAGGTCGTCCGCGGCGTCCTCACACAGACCGACGTCACCGAACGACGGGAGTACCGCCGCAAGCTCGAGGAGAGCGAGCAGCGGTACCGAACGCTCGCGGAGAACTTCCCGAACGGGGTCGTTGCACTGTTCGACGACGACCTGCGGTACAGGGCCGCCGGCGGGACCCTCGTCACCGAGCTCGGTATCGACCGGGAGAGCGCGGTCGGGAAGACGATCTACGAGCGGTATCCCGACGAGCTCGTCGAGACGGTCGAACCACATTTCGAGGCTGCGCTCGAGGGCGAGGAGACCACCTTCGAGGTGACCTACGCCGGACGGGAGCTGCGGGCTCACACTATCCCCGTCCGAACGACGGGCTCGAGCCGGAGAGGGATGCTCGTCGTGCAGGACGTGACCGAGCGCAAGGAGTACCAGCGCAAGCTCGAGGCCTCGAACGAGCGATTAGAGCAGTTCGCCTACGCCGCCAGCCACGACCTCCAGGAGCCCCTGCGGATGATCACG
This genomic window from Natronococcus occultus SP4 contains:
- a CDS encoding PAS domain-containing protein, yielding MDSTSEADAALRRRIRQQEVVADLGQQALETDDLDRLLRDAVVAVAETLTVEYATVLELRSEDDALALRQGVGWREGVIGSATVPVETSSQAGHAPFSAEPVVVDDLRCEEQFFAAELHADRDVGGGISVVIGSAEEPWGVLEAHATEEREFVRHDAEFLERVADVLAAAIDREERRTELEEIHGRISDAFFALDEDWTFTYLNERAHELINPESRELVGRNVWEAFSAATEREFKPKYERAMTDEEAVTFEEYYPEPLDSWFEVRAYPSETGLSVYFRDVTERKERERKLEEARRRYRTLVEHFPNGAVALVDEELRYVTFGGTPSGEVDVAREDLEGERLYEALPAELAELVGPRYERALEGDPSTFEATIGDRTYQFHFVPVRDDDGAVVAAMGLSQDITQRVGIERRLEESEQRYRTLAENFPNGVVALFDDNLEFTLVAGRAFEDLPMEADELEGRHVREIGDGSVADALEPNLQATLEGEESTVELEYADRSWRVHTVPVTDEDGAVVVGLAMAQDVTEQTERARYLQDAKSQLEAATDAGAVGTWEWHVQEDRFVAGPSFARQFGVDPDAAREGVSLEAFVSSIHEDDRERIERKIEAAVESCGEYEAEYRVRNADGELRWVVARGHVECDADGTAITFPGALTDITERKRAERKLQKQREHLETLFEVLPVGVVVAEPDGRLVEANDAAAEIWGGDVFDAESVADYERYDGWWADTGEPIDPGEWTMSRVLEGETVLEPDVVEIETADGDRRTVMIHGMPIRNEAGEVVRGVLTQTDVTERREYRRKLEESEQRYRTLAENFPNGVVALFDDDLRYRAAGGTLVTELGIDRESAVGKTIYERYPDELVETVEPHFEAALEGEETTFEVTYAGRELRAHTIPVRTTGSSRRGMLVVQDVTERKEYQRKLEASNERLEQFAYAASHDLQEPLRMITSYLGLIEERYADALDEDGEEFLEFAVDGAERMREMIDGLLEYSRVETQGEPFEPIELDAVLEDVLADLQLRIEESDAEITTESLPRIEGDGGQLRQVFQNLLANAITYSGDDPPRIHVEAERAGSGWRIAVHDEGIGIEPDEQDQVFEVFQRLHSHEEYGGTGIGLALCRRIVERHGGEITVDSEPGEGSTFTIRLPEERDR